The Dreissena polymorpha isolate Duluth1 chromosome 4, UMN_Dpol_1.0, whole genome shotgun sequence region taaattggatcaattaatttccaaaattagggatttctagtatgtgcatttctatatttagaatatttcttacagaaattcctttaagcaaacagcgcagaccctgatgagacgccgcatcatgcggtgtctcatctgggtctacgctgtttgccaataccttttttctagacgctaggcatatatgggtaaAAGCTctaaataaaagaaaatgaaacaaaaaacttttaaatGTCTGTTATTATCTTGATTATTTATCACTTGGTATTTTTCTTAACAACGTAACAAATCTGAAGCCAAATTCTTCCAAGTAATAAGACTTTGTAGCATATTTCTGCAGATGTATTATATGTGTTGAAACAATCCAGACAACCTTTCCGCGATAATATTAAAGCAAAAGACAATAACTGTCTATACGATATCATCTAACACGAGATTACTTCGCATTTAATTAGaggtttaatttgttttgaataaattattatCGCTGTCGTTATTCCACGGAATTATGCTTCGtttattgcatttattatgtttgtcggaATTCGTATGGACTCATCCTGTTGTACCGAATTACCTAATTATAAATGATCTTTTGTTTACTTTCtgtgattttttgttttgcatcAGTCTGCAGATTGTTATTTGATAGCGTGCAATAATAGGATCTTATTTATTTTACGCTAAATGATGGTATCCCCAAAAATTGTGTAgagtttattgttgttttcaacaCAGAAATCTGATTGACCATCAAGATACCgataattttgaaatgaataaGATAATTAAAAGATAAATTCACTGGCGgtatttttgtacaatttaatTACTAGCATTTAGTCGATAATAAACGTGAGAAAGGCAATATTTTCATTTCTCCAAGAAAATTTTGACGCTTATGTCATTTGGTTAACGGATAAGACCTGTGAAACCTTTGTTCAGATTGACGATAATCTGGTAACTGAAAGGATTTCGCTGCTTCTTACGTAAAATAATGCTATCCCTGTCAAGGGGTCCTTTTTCCTGAATTTCCTAGATCCAGACATTACTGTCGCTGTAATCATGGCGTTGATGACAGAATAGAGCACGGATTAGCGTTGATGTGTAATATTTGACGACTATTTAGCGACACTTCAACAAATTGCATTTTCTCTGAGGGCCACAAAGGCCTGTAACCTACACTGTTTACTTACGTTGATTACCGCTGATAGGAAATGTTCCGTGGATGAAATGACTTAAGATTTCAAAAAGCTGGAGTCAATAGAAGTGTTTATTGAAATAAGTTATTGACCCTTTCGGACTTTTGTGCAATAAATATTCGCTAGACAACTCTAATAACACAATTTCTCTCTTTGATATCTAAGACGCGTTTGATAGAGTTATGTATAGAATTGGTGCAAGACAAGGAGTTGTTTCAGTCCCCTTGTTATTCCGCGTATAATTTGTCTAACTATTGACATTTGTGAAGATGTTTTATCATCCTAAAATAATTCGAACATCTTCACTTTAACATCTTTCCGACTTCAAAGACATTCTTAACTGAAAAGCAAACATGATAATTGGgaaatattttgtgttaataTTGATTGAGAAATCTATCTACAGCACTTCTTAGTCGATCAACAAATTTTTCAACACTTCTATTTTACGTCAGAGAACATGCGGAGTATTTAATCGTATAGCTTTACCATTATCACATTCaaatatttgaaattgattattGGCTCATGGAAATAGAAATATCagtttttgtttttgtcattatattttaaaaactctGGTCCCAGAAATAATTCAATGACGACATTTAAAACATGGTTTCATATAATTGCAATCCTTTCAATAGGAGCAAAAAATCGAGCATTATAGACGATGGTGATAACTGATTGTAATAGCGCGTAAAATGCTTATATCCTCTCGGAAACAAAAAAcgcatggtatttttatttatagttCATTGTATTCATTGAAACCAATGACTTCTTTCAAAACTGGGATAAAAACGCAATTATTAAGACAATCGGGATTCTTTTAACACTTATCTTCGTCCATTTGTTAACCGGTCTGAAGGCTTATCGGCACATGCTTTCGTTTAGCTCGCGATCACTCATCACTAATAGCCAATTATACTGAACAGAACATTTGTGATCTCCCGGGTCATATTAATTCAGTTTTTCTATTACAAGTGAACCTTCACCGTTGAGACGACATACTATGAAACTGCTACAATTTACGATCCTGTTGTTCGAATCTTTACAGTGTTAAACACCTTAACATAGATTAGAACAGTTTAATTGCGTTAAATGAACTGGGTAGCAAATTGATCCTGGCAAAAAACAACTCAATATTATTTCTTATTCTAAATAAATTGTCTTTGCACGAGATGCCCTTTGAGTTGAAGAATTTAAAGGTCTTAGCCTTTTACTATTTCAAATCGAATAAGTGTATGCCAGTTTGTAAACTGTATATGCATTTCTTCGTACTCCAGGTATCTTGGAGTTCTGGGAACCTCTGGTAGTCTGTCCCGTGACACGCGACAGATATCCGACCCGGCGGCCGCCTGCGATAACTCGCCCTACCTGGACGCGACACAGAGGGAGCTCTGCCGGAAGGAGAAACGCCTCCTCGACGTAATCGGCGCTGGTGCTTCAATGGGCATCGAGGAGTGCAAGTTTCAGTTCAAGGGACGCCGTTGGAACTGCACGACGTTCAACAACACCGACGTATTTGGCAACGTCATCAAAATAAGTAAGTATTTGACCTGTTTAACTGTTCTTCTTTTGGTATCTAATAGTGCGTAAGCGCCTTCAACATTGATATGTTTCTGGTAAATGCGATGTAAGGATTcaatatgataaatatatttagttaagtagtttatttttcataaaaataagtcATCTATTGTTACCACCAAGTTGATAATACTAAGTATGGGTTAACAAGATATTTTTACGCACCGATTGGGTTGCCTGTTAGCAAAATAAGCAAACCATTGAAGTATGCGTCTAATGTAAGTGCGTTCGAAAATCAAGACAGAGCTCAGGCGTGTCTTATCTTACATTGGCTAGATATATTTGAAATTTCGCGCGAAATACACGAAGTATTAAGATAGTGGTTCTTTTCTTTACTGAGTGTGATTAGCGTTATTATATGTTATCTGAGTAACTTTCTAGTGCGGGTCAGCCTGACGGACACCGGTCATCGGCTCAAGCCAGCTTGACCACTGATCGCGCTATCTTGTTCTATCGGCGTAAAGACTTACACAGTTTTGTCTATTGTCCCGGATTTAGATTCGCACCCTTTGATAGTTATCAATCATAATTCAATACGGgcttttatttctttcattagGTTGATAAGAACTTTCTCCCAAACAGTAGTTATCAAGTTAAATAAACCACATTATAGATGACCGAGTAAAAATATGGCTTCCCGCGATAATTAAGATTGACGGAAATTCGCATTAGCTACGGTTACAAGATTTATCCGAGTTTTATTTCTATCCGAGCTTTTTCAAGTCTCTACTAGAATAAGGAAATGTGTCACAATATTTTTTCTTCGTTTTACCTATTTAATGATACAAGGCCCATGTGGCAGTGATCAATGGATCTTAACAATAAACTAATTGAATCAACCACTACTTAAGGAGCACAAAGTTTTTTGTGTGTTGTACATACAGACTCAAAGATCAAAAGGCTTTAAATGGAATTATAGCCATGCAATTATTGCACTGATAATACCAACGGATATAATTCTATAGAAAAACAATTCGCGAATATGTTGCTAATTTGATCGACCCCAACCTTAATGCTTACTCTTATGCAACTGTGAATATTTGTATGTAGCAATCATACAAAAGTAATGAAACAATAATCGTCCATgaactaaaaatgtattattcGCATTTTTGTGTGTCATATACTGGTTTGGTCTACTTCGGTGAAACCtcagatatttattttattcaactgTATAATCGCTTTCAGCCATACGAACTGTTTTGGCAAGCAAGTTGATTGACAAATTGTTAATGAAAGTAACGCATATTTGAGATAAAATTGCTTCATTTGTGAATAATTCGACCTCGCGTGCGATACGTCATAAATCAAGGATAGATTAAACTATCTTGTCAATAGGAACTCGATACGTATGTTTTGTGTGGTTCCGAATGTTCGCGGGTATTAGAGGGAAACTCTATATATCCCAATTAAAGCAAACATTATTACCCTTCAGTTTCTTCAAAGAACGATATCAGTGGAATGTTACCCGGGTGACTTACATGCAAGGCAAAAACACTAATCCGAATgcgttgtaaaaaaaaatccgtgTCATTTAGCAAGCAAATAAAGATTTATAAGAGATAACTTCAACCCCACTATTGTTACCGGTATATTGGTTTGTTAACTTGAATAACAGACATACAGTTGATACCAAATCGTCGTTGCACCACAGTGTCGTTATTGAATGTTTTCATGAACATAAAACTGTTATTTTACTAGTCCTATCCTTTGAGCAAATGTGTCCATTATTGTTGATCCTCCGGCATGTTGGTATCCATTTTGTATCGTATGTGAAATATAATTGTTTCTGATGGTATCTTTGTCTTATTTCAGAGAGTCGAGAGACAGCCTACATTTACGCCATTTCGTCTGCCGGCGTAATGTACAGCGTCACCCGCGCTTGCGCACAGGGATCGCTTGACGGCTGCGGATGCGACGACACGGTTCGCGCTCAGTCTACGGAAGGGGAATTCGAGTGGGGCGGTTGCTCGGAGGACCTCCACTATGGCGCCAAGTTTGCGGAGGATTTTGTGGATTCGAAGGAGAAGGCGAAAACGGAAGCCGGGAATGAGGCGACGGTGGAAGTGGACGCGGAATTCAGCCTCATGAATCTGTGGAACAATAAGGCCGGTCGATTGGTCAGTACTCGATTGTTAATTTATTGCATCTACTGATTTATTCACTTTAAAAGTTTATActttattaaaatagtttataaaaaattTTACTTTTGATGTATGTACACTTGTTTAGCTTGCTCAGTATGTTAGAAACTTAAACATTTCTGCAAGTACGACAATAATAACGTTTAATCttcaattttcttattaaattttgaattaaAGTGCGTTCACGTGCTGTTAAACAAAACGCAATTAAATATTGGTCTTAAATATTGATTTTCCGAATTTCATGGTGTGATGAATCTTATCTTTTTTTCCTTCTGTTTATAGGCCACACGCGAGGAAGTCGATCTTGTTTGCAAGTGTCACGGCGTGTCCGGTTCCTGCTCGGTGAAGGTCTGCTGGAAGAAGATGCGCCCCTTCCGGGACATAGGAAACGCTCTTAAGGAGAAGTTCGACGGCGCCAGCCTTATGAAGGTCCACCGCCGGAAGCTGAAGCTTCGCCCGATCAGCCCCGACATGAAGCGACCGACTCGCGACGATCTCGTTTATCTCGAAAACTCCCCGGATTTCTGTGAGCCCAACATAAAGAAGGGATCTTTGGGTACACGCGGTCGCGAGTGCAACAAGGACAGCTACGGACTCGACGGCTGTAACTTGATGTGCTGCGGTCGGGGTTACTACACCGTCGTGAAGGAGTTCACTGAAGACTGCGACTGCAAGTTCTTTTGGTGCTGCAGGGTGGAATGTCAGAAGTGCACATACAAGAAGGAGATTCACTACTGCAACTGAGCAGTCGATTAACAGGGCACTCATAATTACCTTATAATTACGGCGGAGTGCAACTGTCATGTTGTGATCTCTCTCGCAAGAACATCCAGCGCGTGTTTTCGTTCGCAGCGGACTACTTTCGTAGAGGAATGTGCGTGTATAGACGTCTATCACTCCGACTGGGTAATTCTTGGAATTACAACACACCAAATGTGCTTCTTTTAATAGACAGTGACTATTTGCAGTGCGTCCTTCCATTTGTGATAGTAAAATTTGTGGAAGATGAACTCTTAAGCCTGAAAGCAGTGTGAAATTAAGATTGCGCATGCGCAACGTGAAATATTTATACACATGGAAAGTAAAACGACAATTTGCTACTCAAACTGGCAAAGGGTTTCATTTCCGACTAATTTGAAATCGACAAAGCGACACCCTGTGTTTAGTGCTGGTCGGACGCTAATTGAAAACAGCGCCATCTAGTTGTTAGGCAGCAATTTCGACAGGGTTTATAGGGCCTAATTAAAGGGTTCCGCATTTGTGGCCACCTTGATGTATATGTACAATAATTACACGCGTGTCCACTGTTTTTACTGCAAATGACATTTTGCAAACAGTATTAGTGCTATAGAAATATTTTCTACTTTCTTTGTTTAGAATGCTTATTCATTTTCCACCAACCATGTACTgatttcataaatgtatataacCATCTTTCATCTCATCGATCATTAtctgttatataatatattatattgtttgtcgtaattgtaaaataaatgaaaaaagctcATACGTGTTTTCgtggttttaaaataataaaataagtaagTCCACGCAAACATTTGTATGAAACAACGATAAAATGAGCGGAGTAACTCATTACAATATATGAGATCTTCATAACAAAGTATTCGAaatgtaatatttgcaatttaTACGAACACTACTCTGACATAGcaattgtttatgtatttttttttatataaaaccgAATTgcagtcattttttttaaaaataataataaaaataaaacgcaCAAATGAGCGAGGCAAAAAGACGAATACACATACGATTAAGAGTATATAGAAATACCGCATACaactgagccttgttctgagaaaactgggcttaatgcatgtgcagtccgcacaggctaattagggacgacactttccgcctaaacttgattttcggtaaggagggacatcctcgaaactaaaaataccataaaagcggaaagtgtcgtccctgattagcctgtgcggactgcacaggctaatctgggacgacactttcagcacatgcattatgcaaatTAGCGAATATTCCTTTATGCATAGAAGGAACTTACACTGAACACAAACGCGTGTTAGTAATACTTGGGACCTGAACAAATACAAACGTGTATCTATTAACTATTCATTATTTTACATTGTTCATTATTATTAACTGTTAAATATCTAACACAATTTATACATTCCTGATTAATAATGTGAGTTGCTTTCTGGAACATAAGTACGATTTGATTACAATATGTCATATTAGTTGAcacttattatatttttcatgtgtTTTGTATATGCGACAATGATCACAGTGCTCGATCGTaaggtatttttttgttttgtaacttttgaaCGAATGGTCTCTGACTAAATAA contains the following coding sequences:
- the LOC127879059 gene encoding protein Wnt-4-like produces the protein MRMMRLLPVLLVVLVVEQARASWWYLGVLGTSGSLSRDTRQISDPAAACDNSPYLDATQRELCRKEKRLLDVIGAGASMGIEECKFQFKGRRWNCTTFNNTDVFGNVIKIKSRETAYIYAISSAGVMYSVTRACAQGSLDGCGCDDTVRAQSTEGEFEWGGCSEDLHYGAKFAEDFVDSKEKAKTEAGNEATVEVDAEFSLMNLWNNKAGRLATREEVDLVCKCHGVSGSCSVKVCWKKMRPFRDIGNALKEKFDGASLMKVHRRKLKLRPISPDMKRPTRDDLVYLENSPDFCEPNIKKGSLGTRGRECNKDSYGLDGCNLMCCGRGYYTVVKEFTEDCDCKFFWCCRVECQKCTYKKEIHYCN